The Planctellipticum variicoloris DNA window GACGGTTGCAGGATCGCGGCGGCGACGATGTGCTTCCCTTGGAACCCGGCGAAGTCTGGGATCTGGACGGCCCCGACGTCGTGCAGCACAACATTCGAACCCTGCTGACGCGAACGACTTCGACTGTCATTGGACGTTCCGGCGAAAACATGAAAGATGTTCGCACCGAACAGGGGCGATACGATCCGCTGGGCCTCGATCCGACCGAACTGATCCGGCTGCTGACCTTCCACCAGGAGATCGGCGGATCCGGATTCACCGGACTGTCCAACAACCTGCTCGAAGACCGGGATGCAACCCGGCAGCTCGAATTGCATCGCGCCGTGTTGTTCGCTCGCGTGGAGCTGCCGATCTCCGAAATCTCGCTGGATGGCGAAGAAATCGCCCCGAACCGCAGATCCACATTCCTGCGCGTCATCCTCCCCGTTGAACGGACCAGCGAAGAAGTCCGTTTTCTGCCAAAGCTCGAGTAGTCCGGAAAGACTGCTTCTGAAGACTGCGGCTTACCGAAGTGTCGTGAGTTGACTGCGGAAGACTTAAGACGTGATTGAAACTCGCCAACTGACAAAACGCTACGGTCACCTGATCGCGGTGAACGAGATCAACCTCAATCTGAAAGAGGGGGATGTCTTCGGGTTCATCGGTCCGAACGGCTCGGGCAAGACGACGACCATGAAAATGATCGCCACGCTCCTCAGCCCCGACTACGGCGAAGCCTACGTCTGCGGCAAATCGATCTACACCCACCAGGCCGAAATCCGCCGCCTCGTCGGCTACATGCCCGATTTCTTCGGCGTCTACGACGACATGACAGTCATCGAGTACCTGGAATTCTTCGCCGCCGCCTACCGGATCAGCGGCCCGGCCCGCCGGAAGGTCTGCGAGGAAAAACTGGAGCTCGTCGACATGACGTTCAAACGGGACGCCATGGTCAATCAGCTCTCCCGCGGTCAGACTCAGCGCATCGGTCTCGCCCGCGTGCTGCTCCACGAGCCTCAAGTCCTGTTGCTGGACGAACCCGCCAGCGGCCTCGACCCTCGGGCGCGCATCGAGATCCGGAACCTCCTGAAGCGGCTGGGAGAACTCAACAAAACAGTCGTCGTATCGAGCCACATCCTTCCCGAACTGGCGGACGTCTGTACGCGGGTCGGGATGATCGAGAAGGGGCAGCTCCTCGTGGACGATTACGTCGACGAAGTCATGAAGAAAGCCCGCCGGCACATCGTGCTGAATGTTCGCGTGCAGGAGGGAACCGAACGGGCGGCAGGCCTGCTGGAGTCCCACCCGCTGGTCGAGAGCGTCTCGATCACCGGCAAAGGCGTGATCGAAGCCGTCCTGGTCGCCGGAACGCTCGACTACAGCCCGCTGCCGACGCTGCTGTTCGAGAGCGGCTTCAAGCTGCTCCTGTTCCGCGAAGAAGACGTCAATCTCGAAACCGCATTCCTGGAACTGACGCAGGGACTGGTCCAGTAAAGCGGGCCTCGGGATTCGGGTCTCGCAGACAGACGACAATCGCTTCGACGCAGCGAGCCCGAGACGCTTGACGTGAACCTGAGGTCAAAACAAAACCGCCGGCGGTGCTCTGAGAGCGCCGCCGGCGGAAAGTTATCAATCAGGATGCTCGACCGAGGCCGCCTTAACGATCGCCGTTGGCAGGACGGCCGCGACCGGCCCCCACGAACTTCCGGGCGGCTGGCTTACCCGTCGGACGGCGGTATCCCCCGGCCCCATGTTCGCCATGCACATGATGGCCGCCTTCGCCCTGAGCGGCTGCGGGCCGCGGCGGACGCGGCTTGGCCGGCTGCTGCTGAGACTGCTGCTCGCCCTGTGGCTTCCGCGGACGGGCCGGCGGCCCTCCCTGCTGTCCCTGCCCCTGCGGCCGACGCGGCTTGAAATTCGACTGCTGCGGACGCGGCGCGCGAACTTCTTCCGCAGGATCAACCGAGAACGGCGTCACTTCAACCCGGAGCTTGTAACCGAGCTGACGCTCGATCGCCCGCAGCATGGAACGCTCGTCCGCACTGCAGAACGCAATCGCAATCCCGGTCTGACCGGCCCGGCCCGTTCGTCCGATCCGGTGCGTGTAGGTTTCCGGCTCGCGCGGAAGATCGTAGTTGAAGACGTGCGAGACGCCGTCGACGTCGATGCCGCGGGCGGCGAGGTCTGTCGCGACCAGTACCTGGACGCGATTGGCCTTGAACGCAATCAGCGTCCGCTGGCGGGCGGCCTGGCTCTTGTTGCCGTGGATCGCTTCAGCGACGACGCCCGCTTCTTCGAGCTGCCGCACGACGCGGTCGGCGCCATGCTTGGTCCGGGTGAAGACGATCGATCGCTTCGTGGCCGGCTCGCCCAGATAACGGGTCAGCAGACGCGTCTTCTGACCGCCGGGGACAAAGCAGACCGACTGTTCAATCAGTTCGGTGGTTTCCTGGACCGGAGCGATATCGATCCGAGCCGGGTTCACGAGAATGTCGTGGGCCAGTTTTGCAATCGGGCCGGGCATCGTCGCCGAGAAGAGCAGGTTCTGACGCTGCGCCGGCAGAGTGGCGATGATCCGCTGCAGGTCGGGCATGAAACCCATATCCAGCATGCGGTCGGCTTCGTCGAGGACGAAGATTTCAATGGTCGACAGGTCCACGAGTCGCTGATTCATCAGGTCCAGCAGCCGGCCCGGAGTGGCGACGATGATGTCGACCCCGCGACGGATGCTCTGAGCCTGCGGATTCTGGCTGACCCCGCCATAAATGACCGTGCCGCGAAGTCCCGTGTGGCGACCGTAAGCGTGCAGACTTTCGTCGATCTGCGAAGCGAGCTCGCGGGTCGGCGACAGAATCAGCGCCCGCGGTCGGCGCGGTGGCTGCCGGTGAGCCGGGCCGGTCTGCGGCGCGGTCGACAGCATGAGATTGTTGAGAATCGGCAAGGCAAACGCGGCGGTCTTGCCGGTGCCGGTCTGAGCGCAACCCAGCACATCGGACCCACGCAGCACGTGGGGGATGGCCTGTTCTTGAATGGGGGTCGCGGTCGTGTAGCCTTCTGCAGTGGTAGCGCGGACGATGGGCTCAGCGAGCCCCAGTTCCAGAAACGTCATTCGTAGTCCTGACGAGAGTGCATCCAGGACCGAATGCGAGGAACGCAGCGTGCGCCCTACAGAAATTCCATTGGACCTGGCAGTGATCCAACGGGCATGGCCAACGAGGGGCAAGGGCCGTGAGGAATCAACCGATGAGGGAAGGATATCGGCGACGGGTGTGGAAGTCCAGAGGAGAGAATCGTTGAGGGGCGAGCGTTGAGCGTTGAGAATCGTCGCCAGGCAGCGAGAGACAGGTCCGCCTGGTCTGGATCGTAAGTGACTGTAGCAAAAGGTCCTGCGTGACTTTGGCGAGCGGAATCCGGTCACGCTGGAAGCGAAAGTTTCTGCGCTGGAAATTCTTTTTCAAGTGGTCACGAACCCGCGGAAGATACGCCGTTTGAGCGGATTGTCCCGATTGGTGAACTCTTCGTTCCCGGGCGTCCGTTCGGATTCCAGGGCCATCACCACCATGTGAAATTTGGCGTCAATATCGTCGGCATAGTACACCAGCAACGCTTCAGGCGTACTCGGGCTGACCGGACTCCCCCATTCCGGAACCGCCTGGTGCGCCAGAATGATATGCTCCAGCCGCAACAGGATCTCGGGGTCAAAGTCTGCGTCGTGCGCAGCGGCCTCCCGCACCAGATCGCGCCCCAGCACGATGTGACCGATCAGCCGCCCCGCGGCGGTGTACTCGGCCCCCCCCGGTCGCTGCTGCAGTTCGATCGTCTTGCCGATGTCGTGCAGTATCGCCCCGGCGACGACGAGCGACTTCGACAGCGGCGGCTCGAGGCGCGGATACTGGTCGCGGTACTTGTCGGCAAGATAAACCGCTGTCCGGGTGACCGAGAGCACATGTTCCAGAAATCCCCCCCGAAACGCATGGTGATGATGGCTCGCGGCGGCCATCTCGCGGAGCTGGTCGGCGCGATCGTCCAGAATTCTGGCGACCAGCCGGCGGAGCGGGAGCTCGCTGATGTGCTCTTCTGCAAGCTGCCGGAGGTCCGACAGCATCTGGTCCGGATCGAAACGGGAACTGGGGTGGAAATCTCCCGGATCGAAGCCGGCCGACCGGTCGGCCTCCTCAATCGGACGGATCTTCTCCAGCTCGAACTGCGGACCGAACTGGTTCTCGAAGTACCGACCGCGAACTTTGTAGAACCCCCCGACCAGCCAGCGCTGGTCGCAGTCCTCAAACCAGCCTCCGTCGCTCCAGATCATCGACGTGACCGACCGGCGCAGGTCGCGGAACGCGGCCCGATAGAACGGCTTGCCGTCGCGAGTCTTCGCGGACTCCTTGCCGGACAGCAGCACGAAACAGTCGCCGGTCTGGCCGGGCTCAAGTTCGCACAGTTTCAGAACCCGGGGTTCGGGCTCCGCGACTCGGGACGCAGCGGATCGGGGCGGCATGGCGAATCGCTCTCCGGCACGGGAAGCAGATCAGGGAGCCAGCTCCGGGTGATAGCCCGCGATCTGCAACGGCATACGATACAGCCCCGATCCGACCGTTGCATAGAGGATTTTTGACTCGTCACCCGTTCCAAAAGTGCAGTTGGTCGGCAACGCCTCGGTCGGCAGGAAGGCCAGTTCTTTCCCCTCGGGAGAATAAACCACGATCCCATGCCGTCTCTCAGAACGGACCGCCGCATAAATGTGCCCTTCGACGTCCGTCGTCATCCCGTCGATTCCCAGCTCCTTGCCGAAATCGACGATCACCGTTTTCTCCCCCAGCGAGCCGTCGGCGGCGACCGGAAACGCATTGAGCGTCATCCGCCCGGGAGCCGCCGGCGGAGGCGAATCGGGCAGCCCCGGCGATCCGTTGTCGGTCTCCGCAACATAGAGAATCTTCCCGCCGGGAGAAAAGATCACGCCGTTGGGCTTGGTGATCGCATCGGTGGCCCGAACGACCTTCCCGCCAGGAATCCACCGGTAAACGCTCATCTGGTCGAGTTCAAGGGGTTCGAAACCGACATACCGCGGATCACTGAAGTAAACCCACCCCTTCGGGTGGACGACCAGGTCGTTCGGGGCATTGAAGCGCTTCCCCTCAAACCGATCGACGAGCATGCGGAGCGTGCCCCGCGAAGTCACTTCGCACAATCCCCGGTGTCCCCGATTGGCTCCGCAGACCGCCAGCAACCGCCCGCTCCGATCGAAGAACAGTCCGTTGCTCTGGCCGCTGTCGGCGACGTGGACCTCGGTCTTCCCAGTCCTGGGCGAGAACTTCATGATCCGGCCGGCCTGAGTTCCCGCAATGGCGATGTCGCTGAAATAGACCTCGCCGCCAGGCGCAACGGCGACCCCCTCGGTGAACTCCCCCTCGTCCCAGAGAACTTCCCACTTCGATCCCGGAGCAACGATCCGCGGATCGCCCGATGGAGCGGCCTCTTGAGCAGCGCACGGCGAAATCGCCAACAGTCCCAGAAAACACCATACGGCCCGCATGGAGCGTCTCCTGTCGGAATTCAATTGCGAGGGTCTTCGACGAGTCTCGACGGTGACTACCGTAACGGTGACGATTCCAGCCTCGCAAGATGCGATCTGATCTCTGCTCGCAAAAAACCGAAGATGAACCTCCCATGAAGCTCCAGACGCACCGGAGGGGAACCAATGAAACGGTCTGTCCACCCAAAGACTTCACAAATTCAGGTATGCTCTGCCCCGCGAAATCACCGGTATCGACTCTGAAACAGTACGCCTTTTCGTCTTGTCCCCTCTCCCGACGTCTTCGTTGGGAGAGGGCCAGGGTGAGGGTCTTCGAAGTGGTCGGAGTGCCATTCACGGAGAAAGGACGGCCCGCCTCACATTCGTGGCCCGTGATTGAGATGACTCAGGCTCTCAATCGAGTGAGCAGGCCATCGCACGGAATATTCTGGCAATTCGCGACTCCCTATTCCCTTCTCGCTACTCGCTCGTCCCCCGACCCGAAATCCCGGCCCCGTCGAAGCAATCCGGAATCGCTGGCAGAACCATCTGGACCCAGAAACGGGTCCCGTCGGCAGTCAGGTGGCAGACATCGGAAAAGTGCTCACCGTCCGCGGGAAATTCACGGGCAAGATCGAGAAACCGCAGATCCGGCCCCGCCGCCGCGACCGCCAGTTCGCGAATCTGCCGATTGTGCGCATCCAGCGTCCGCGACACGTTGTCCGGCAGCCCCCAGGCTTCCACCGGAAGCTCGTAAACGCCGGAGCCGTAGCCGAGTTCGTGCGAACGGAAGGCGTCGCGGGTGTAATTTTCCGGCAGGAACGACGCAAAACTGCAGAGCACGACAACGCCCTGTTGCTCCCGGACGCCGGCGACAATCTCGGCCAGGTTCTGACGAAACGGGCCGGGTGTCCGGATCTCGGAACCGAACGCGAGATCGGCCGCCTCCGGCTCCCCCAGACCGATCCGTTCCGCAGCCCGACTCGCCGTCTGAGTCAGAATCGCCGGCAGGTTGACAGTCCCGGCGGCCCTCCGACTCTCGAATCCGGCATACCAGGCGCAATGCGTGTAGTCCTCCCGAAACAGCCCCGGCGCGACGCAGTTCATGCGGATGTCGTTGATGCCGTGGTAAATGACGACGACGTCGAAACGCCGGCCCTTCAGAAACCGCCACTTGAGCAGACTGTCGCGCGAAGTATGCGCCGAGCGGGCGACGTTGTAGACCTGCACCGGACGCGAACAGCGGGTTTCCAGGACTCGCTGCAGTTCGGGGCCGACTTGTTCGAGCACGGACCCTCCCAGCAGCAGAACATCGAGCCGCTCATCGTCGGTTGCAGCAACATCAAGCGCCCCGGTTTTTCTCAGCTCCGGATAATAAAAATCCTCCAGCGATACCGCGGCCGTGGGCGCCACCACGGAAACGCCGTACTGGATGCGGAGAAAAATTTTGAATCCCAGCCAGACCAGGCCCAAGAGATAGGCGATGTAGAGCGGATACAGCACCAGCCGCCGGCGCCACCAGCGGCCGGGACGCCGCGGAGCGGATGGTTCGGCGGAGAATAACGGATCGGCCATGCACTCGACTCTGGCACATTCCAGTTTCGCGTGCAAACGAGCCGCCATGCTCTCGTGACCAACCCGTTGAAGAATTCTGGCGTTGGAAACTCTGCGTCGGGCCATTGGAAACTCTCAGCCCTCG harbors:
- a CDS encoding ABC transporter ATP-binding protein, producing the protein MIETRQLTKRYGHLIAVNEINLNLKEGDVFGFIGPNGSGKTTTMKMIATLLSPDYGEAYVCGKSIYTHQAEIRRLVGYMPDFFGVYDDMTVIEYLEFFAAAYRISGPARRKVCEEKLELVDMTFKRDAMVNQLSRGQTQRIGLARVLLHEPQVLLLDEPASGLDPRARIEIRNLLKRLGELNKTVVVSSHILPELADVCTRVGMIEKGQLLVDDYVDEVMKKARRHIVLNVRVQEGTERAAGLLESHPLVESVSITGKGVIEAVLVAGTLDYSPLPTLLFESGFKLLLFREEDVNLETAFLELTQGLVQ
- a CDS encoding DEAD/DEAH box helicase, with amino-acid sequence MTFLELGLAEPIVRATTAEGYTTATPIQEQAIPHVLRGSDVLGCAQTGTGKTAAFALPILNNLMLSTAPQTGPAHRQPPRRPRALILSPTRELASQIDESLHAYGRHTGLRGTVIYGGVSQNPQAQSIRRGVDIIVATPGRLLDLMNQRLVDLSTIEIFVLDEADRMLDMGFMPDLQRIIATLPAQRQNLLFSATMPGPIAKLAHDILVNPARIDIAPVQETTELIEQSVCFVPGGQKTRLLTRYLGEPATKRSIVFTRTKHGADRVVRQLEEAGVVAEAIHGNKSQAARQRTLIAFKANRVQVLVATDLAARGIDVDGVSHVFNYDLPREPETYTHRIGRTGRAGQTGIAIAFCSADERSMLRAIERQLGYKLRVEVTPFSVDPAEEVRAPRPQQSNFKPRRPQGQGQQGGPPARPRKPQGEQQSQQQPAKPRPPRPAAAQGEGGHHVHGEHGAGGYRRPTGKPAARKFVGAGRGRPANGDR
- a CDS encoding 3'-5' exoribonuclease YhaM family protein, producing the protein MPPRSAASRVAEPEPRVLKLCELEPGQTGDCFVLLSGKESAKTRDGKPFYRAAFRDLRRSVTSMIWSDGGWFEDCDQRWLVGGFYKVRGRYFENQFGPQFELEKIRPIEEADRSAGFDPGDFHPSSRFDPDQMLSDLRQLAEEHISELPLRRLVARILDDRADQLREMAAASHHHHAFRGGFLEHVLSVTRTAVYLADKYRDQYPRLEPPLSKSLVVAGAILHDIGKTIELQQRPGGAEYTAAGRLIGHIVLGRDLVREAAAHDADFDPEILLRLEHIILAHQAVPEWGSPVSPSTPEALLVYYADDIDAKFHMVVMALESERTPGNEEFTNRDNPLKRRIFRGFVTT
- a CDS encoding SMP-30/gluconolactonase/LRE family protein; the encoded protein is MRAVWCFLGLLAISPCAAQEAAPSGDPRIVAPGSKWEVLWDEGEFTEGVAVAPGGEVYFSDIAIAGTQAGRIMKFSPRTGKTEVHVADSGQSNGLFFDRSGRLLAVCGANRGHRGLCEVTSRGTLRMLVDRFEGKRFNAPNDLVVHPKGWVYFSDPRYVGFEPLELDQMSVYRWIPGGKVVRATDAITKPNGVIFSPGGKILYVAETDNGSPGLPDSPPPAAPGRMTLNAFPVAADGSLGEKTVIVDFGKELGIDGMTTDVEGHIYAAVRSERRHGIVVYSPEGKELAFLPTEALPTNCTFGTGDESKILYATVGSGLYRMPLQIAGYHPELAP
- a CDS encoding SGNH/GDSL hydrolase family protein, whose protein sequence is MADPLFSAEPSAPRRPGRWWRRRLVLYPLYIAYLLGLVWLGFKIFLRIQYGVSVVAPTAAVSLEDFYYPELRKTGALDVAATDDERLDVLLLGGSVLEQVGPELQRVLETRCSRPVQVYNVARSAHTSRDSLLKWRFLKGRRFDVVVIYHGINDIRMNCVAPGLFREDYTHCAWYAGFESRRAAGTVNLPAILTQTASRAAERIGLGEPEAADLAFGSEIRTPGPFRQNLAEIVAGVREQQGVVVLCSFASFLPENYTRDAFRSHELGYGSGVYELPVEAWGLPDNVSRTLDAHNRQIRELAVAAAGPDLRFLDLAREFPADGEHFSDVCHLTADGTRFWVQMVLPAIPDCFDGAGISGRGTSE